In the Endozoicomonas sp. SCSIO W0465 genome, CCAAGATGTTCATGAAGTTCGCTCCCCGGTTTTCCCTTAAAGGTCTGTTCAGTAGCCTGCCGTGGGGACCGGTAACGGACATTTATCTGGCTACGCTGTTCAATTGGGGCGGCGGTGGAGCTAAAGAAAATGATGTTGGTATCCCGAGCAAAGACACTAATAACTCATTCTGGGGGGTTGGATCAGACATTCAGGTTCCCTGGTTTGGCAAAATGGGTCTTAATCTTTCCTGATTACCACCGACCCTACGTCGTGAGCCAGCTGCTATAATAAACGTCGATAGTCATGTGTTTTGGAGGTAAAACTGATGTGTAAAAACACCATTCAGTTCCAAAAAGGCCTTGGCATTATGCAATTTCTGGCTAATTACGGCAGTGAAGAGCAGTGTGAGAACGCGCTGTCCTCTTGGCGCTGGCCAGATGGCTTCCAATGCCCGAAGTGTGGCTCCCGCAGTTTCTGCAAGCTTCACCGGAAAGCTGAATTCCAGTGCAATTGCTGCCGTTGCCAAACCTCGCTTACCAGTAACACTATCTTTGACTCAACAAAGCTGCCTCTAGCTACCTGGTTTCTGGGTATCTATCTCGTCACCCAGAATAAAGCGGGGATTTCTTGCCTGACGCTTCATCGACAACTTGGCATTTCCTACAATGCCGCATTGCGCATGAAACACAAACTCATGCAGGTCATGATGGAAAGAGATAACAGCTGGCAGTTGAGTGGTTTTGTTCAGATTGATGACGCCTATTGGGGCGGAGAGCGCCACGGAGGCCGCCGGGGCAGAGGCTCAGAGAACAAAGCCCCCTTCGTGGCCGCAGTTCAGACAGATGCTGATAACCACCCTATCTACATGAAGTTCAATGCCGTTGATAACTTCCGGCGAAAAACCATTCAGGAGTGGGCAGAACATGCCCTGAAAAAGGGTGTCCGGGCCGTCAGCGATGGCTTGTCCTGTTTCCGGGGTATTGAAGATGCCGGATGCCAGCACACAGCCATCATTACCGGTGGTGGGCATGCATCCATGGAGAATGAGTTGTTCACCTGGGTAAATACCATGCTGGGAAACGTGAAAACAGCGATTACCGGTACTTACCATAAGCTCGACCCCAAGCATCTGGGCCGTTATCTAGGAGGCTGTCCGAGAATAGCCTGATTAAGTATAATCAGGCATCTTCTGCCCACTTTGTTGTTGCCGAAACGGATGTCATCAATCAAATTCAAAGATAACCCTGCTGATTTTGACCAGCACCTGATGTTCCCATCGAACATCTTCGACCTGCTGCCACCAGATCATGATTGCTTCGTTTTTGAAGATATCTTCAAGCATATCGACACCTCTGAAGTGGAAAAGCAGTATCACCATCTTGGCCAGAATGCCTACCACCCACGACTGATTATATCGATCCTGATCTATGCCTATAGCCATGGTGTGTTCAGCTCCAGGGAGATTGAACGGCGCTGCAATCAGGACTTGGCTTTCATGTATATCGCCAAACAGCACTGCCCAAATTTCCGGGTGCTCAGTGACTTTCGTAAAAACCAGGCCACCTTTTTTAAAAGCAGTTTCAAACAGAGCGTGCTGCTCGCCCGGGAACTACAGATGGCCTCGCTGGGCCACATCGCTCTTGATGGTTCCAAATTCAAAGCCGACTCATCAAAGCATAAGGCCATGAGCTACGCACGACTTAAGGCCAAAGAAGCTGAATTAATGGCTGAAGTTGAGGCCCTGATTAAAAAAGCCGAAACCAGTGACAGTGAAGAGGACGATGCTTATCAGCAGGAGACTGGCTACAGCATTCCTGAAGACTTGCAATTCAAGCAGGAACGGTTAGAGAAAATCCAGGAGGCCAAAAAAGCGCTTGAAGAACGGGAACAGGCCCTGAATCCCGATAAGCCGATAGACGACAAAAAGCAAATCAGCTTTGCTGATCATGATGCCAGGATCATGGGTAAAAAAGGCAGTGGCTATCAGTACAGTTATAACGCCCAGATCAGCGTCGACAGCGATAATGGTATCATTGTTGGCCAGCACATCAGCCAGCATGCCAATGACAAGCAGGAAGTAAAGCCTGCACTTGAAGCCATTGCAGAAGCAACAGATAACGCGTCCATTGGCAAAATGAGTGAGGATAATGGCTATTACTCAGGGCCCAACCTGCAAGCGTTTGATGATGCGAACATTGACGCTTACATGGCTACGGATCGACAGGAGAAGCCTGCAACAGAGGGACTGGAAGACTCTGACAGAAAGTTTGTCAAAGCGGATTTTATTTACCATGAAGCAGACGACAGCTTTACCTGCCCTGCCGGTGAGAAGCTGATTTATAACACGGCTAGCAAAGCAAAACACAAAAGCTACCGCGTCAGTAAAGATATCTGCCGGGATTGCCCGTTACGTAAAAGGTGCAGTGGTGACAACAAAGACCCGGGGAAAGTGATTCGCACAGACCGCCACGAAGCCATACGCCAGGCGATGAACCGCAAAATGGAAACCAAAGAGGCCAAAGCGGTTTATGAGCGTCGCAAGGTGATTGCGGAACCGCCTTTTGGCCAAATCAAGAACTCAGGATTCAGAGGGTTCAGTGTCCGGGGTAAGGAAAAAGTGGCTGGAGAATTTTCACTGGTCTGCAGTGCTTATAATTTCAAAAAAATTGTCAAATCGGTTTCAACGGGATCAATCCGTCTTGAAGAAGCAAAAAGGCTTAAAATGGCAGCATAAAGGCAAGCAAAAGGGTAAAAAACGCAATTTTTACCCCAAAACAGGCTAAATTTAGGTCAATATTTGATCAGCCAAGAAAATGCTGAAGCTTTCGTTTTTTCAATAGCTAGTTCTCGGACAGCCTCCTAGGAGGCTGTCCGAGAATAGCCTGATTGTAACTGTTCAGCACCCCCACATAAATCTGGAATTTTCTGATTTTTATACCATCCTCTTAAGCACCATTTTTCCACAATATTCGCCAGCATGATTCCAGAACTACCCGCAACTATGTCGGCTGAGATTCTCTTGAAAGAGAATGCAGAGCTGCGGATGAGAGTTGCCTGTCTGGAAGAGCGATGTCGAGAATTGGAAGAAAAGGTTGGCAAGAACAGTCAAAACAGCAGCAAGCCGCCATCGTCTGATGGTTATCAAAAACCTTGTAAAAACAGTAATTCTCCAGATCATTCTGACGACCTTTCCGCAGATAAAGGTACCGATCCATCGGATGAAAAACCCAATCCTAAAAGTCTGAGACAGTCTTCTGGTAATAAAGCCGGTGGAAAGAAAGGGCATCAGGGCACTTGTCTTAAACAGGTCGATATCCCTGACTATATTGAGTACCTTCCGGTTAAAGAATGCAATAAATGTCAGGCGTCTCTTCTTGATAGTGAGCCGGTCAAATATATTGAACGACAGGTGTTTGAACCAGGGAGACCGGGTGAATTTGAAGTAACGGCCCATAGAGCTGAAGTAAAAATCTGCACTTGTGGTTGTCGGAATCAGGCTGAATTCCCGGAAGGTGTTACCGCTGCCGCACAATATGGCTCAGCCACACAGGCTATGGCCGTCTATCTT is a window encoding:
- a CDS encoding IS1595 family transposase, coding for MCKNTIQFQKGLGIMQFLANYGSEEQCENALSSWRWPDGFQCPKCGSRSFCKLHRKAEFQCNCCRCQTSLTSNTIFDSTKLPLATWFLGIYLVTQNKAGISCLTLHRQLGISYNAALRMKHKLMQVMMERDNSWQLSGFVQIDDAYWGGERHGGRRGRGSENKAPFVAAVQTDADNHPIYMKFNAVDNFRRKTIQEWAEHALKKGVRAVSDGLSCFRGIEDAGCQHTAIITGGGHASMENELFTWVNTMLGNVKTAITGTYHKLDPKHLGRYLGGCPRIA
- a CDS encoding IS1182 family transposase; protein product: MSSIKFKDNPADFDQHLMFPSNIFDLLPPDHDCFVFEDIFKHIDTSEVEKQYHHLGQNAYHPRLIISILIYAYSHGVFSSREIERRCNQDLAFMYIAKQHCPNFRVLSDFRKNQATFFKSSFKQSVLLARELQMASLGHIALDGSKFKADSSKHKAMSYARLKAKEAELMAEVEALIKKAETSDSEEDDAYQQETGYSIPEDLQFKQERLEKIQEAKKALEEREQALNPDKPIDDKKQISFADHDARIMGKKGSGYQYSYNAQISVDSDNGIIVGQHISQHANDKQEVKPALEAIAEATDNASIGKMSEDNGYYSGPNLQAFDDANIDAYMATDRQEKPATEGLEDSDRKFVKADFIYHEADDSFTCPAGEKLIYNTASKAKHKSYRVSKDICRDCPLRKRCSGDNKDPGKVIRTDRHEAIRQAMNRKMETKEAKAVYERRKVIAEPPFGQIKNSGFRGFSVRGKEKVAGEFSLVCSAYNFKKIVKSVSTGSIRLEEAKRLKMAA
- a CDS encoding DUF6444 domain-containing protein, encoding MIPELPATMSAEILLKENAELRMRVACLEERCRELEEKVGKNSQNSSKPPSSDGYQKPCKNSNSPDHSDDLSADKGTDPSDEKPNPKSLRQSSGNKAGGKKGHQGTCLKQVDIPDYIEYLPVKECNKCQASLLDSEPVKYIERQVFEPGRPGEFEVTAHRAEVKICTCGCRNQAEFPEGVTAAAQYGSATQAMAVYLNQYHFLPFKRVSEYFNTLYKMM